The genomic interval GCCGACGGCGCGGCCGCGACGAAGGTGGTCATCGGCGACCTCCGGGTCACCAACACCCGCTTGCTGGGCAGCGTGCAGCTGCCCGGCTCGGAGACGCCGCTGGAGGTCGACCTCGTGCTCCCGCCGGTGGAGATGGAGAACATCGGCAGCGACGGCTCGGGCGTCACCGCCAAGGAGGCGATGCGCCTGGTGATGGAGGCGGTGCTCGCCAACGCCCGCGACGAGGCGATCAAGCTGCCCGACCTCGAGGGCGTCGCCCGGGCGTACCTCGACGGCGTGCTCGAGGAGAAGCTCGGGGCCGACCTCAAGGGGCTCGAAGCGCAAGCCAAGGGCAAGAAGGCCGAGCTGGAGGCCGCCGTCGAGGACAACAGAGCGAAGCTCGACGCGGTCGTCGACGAGAACAAGGCCCGGCTCGAAGAGGGCAAGCAGCAGCTCGAGGGCCTGAAGGAGGGCTTTGGCGGGCTCTTCGGCGGGAAGAAGGACGAGCCGACCGCCGAGTGAGCAGCGGGCGACAAGAGAGCGGCCGCGGCCGGCTTCAGTAGTAGGGATCCGCCTTCGCCATCCCCTCGATGAAGCCGCGGCTGCGGCGGTCCTGGCGGCGGGGGTTCGCGGTCTCTTCCTTCAGCCGCAGCACCTCCGCGTGCCCGTCCACGAAGGCCATGCTGGAGCGGAGGTGGCCGTCTTCCTCGCCGTGCCAGGCGTTCTGCTCGCCCGCGGCGAGGTTGCGCAGCTGGATGAAGTCGGTCATGACCGACTTGGTGGCCGGCGAGGTGACGTCCTGGAGGCCGAAGCCCTCCAGCGACCAGATGCCGTTGCGTTCGACGCGATCGCGCAGGCGATCGTCCTGGTTGTTCATCATGACGTAGGACGTCCCCCAGAGGTCCGCGACGGTGGGCGTGCTGTAATCCACCACGCTGCGGTCCAGCGGGCAGACCGCCACGGCGACGTCGCCGCCGAGGTAGTGGTGCAGCGCTCGCTGCTCGGCGGGGATGTTGCGCCGGTCCGAGTTGCTGCCGCGGTCGCCCGCCATGTTCACGTACCAGACCGGGTCCACCCGGGCGCTGTCCTCCACGCCCGCGGGGAAGCGTCGCTTCGCGTCGACCGTGTAGGCGGCGTAGGCCTGGCCGAGCGAGCGGATGTTGCTGACGCACTGCGTCTCCGCGGCGACGCCGTACGCCTTGGTCATCACCGGCACCGCGAGCGCGGCCAGCAGGCCGATGATGCCCATGACGACCAGGAGTTCGAGGATCGTGAACGCGCAAGCGCGACGGCGGGGGTGTCGTTTCGTCATCGGATGGTTTGGATCGGGGGCCGCGTGCATTCCCCGCTGCCTTCTTCGGACACGGATCGGTCCTCCCTGAGGGCCCGATCACGCCCACGCCGACGGGTGGGCGGGGTGATGCCGGTTGCGCGGCGGCGTGCGGGAGGGGGAGCTGCGCCCGATCCCGACGGCCTCCAGGAGCGGGACGACGCGAGAAAGGCAGGGCTGGCGTCCGCGGGCGTAGCGGACCGAGCCCGCTCTGGGGCGGGCAAGGAGCAGCCGGAGAGCCCGACCGCGTGCATCGGCGGCCTCCTCGGCCGGGAAGACGATCCGGAGCCCGCGAACGGACCGCCCGCGTTCCGGCGGGCCCGCCTCGGCCCGCCTCCGCCCGCCTCAGTAGTAGGGGTCGCTCTTGGCCATCGCCTCGATCTCGCCGAAAGAATGCCGCACCAGCGGGGGGTTCAGGACCGTCGGCTCGACCTTCATCCGGACCGTCTCGGCGTGGCCGTCGACGAAGCCCATGCCCGTGCGGAGGTGCCCCTTCTCCACGCCGTGCCAGGCGTGCTGCTCGGACTCGGCGAGGCTCCGGTGGTGGATGTAGTCGGTGAAGACCGACTTCGTCGCCGGGCTGCTCACGTCGTTGAGGCCGAAGCCTTCCAGAGACCAGATGCCGTTGAGCGTCCGCCGGAGGGAGGTGGCCGCCCCGTTGTCGACGTAGCTGTATGACGTCCCCCAGAGGGCGGCGATGGTCGAGCTGCCCGCCCGCGTGGTGCCACGGTCCAGCGGGCACACCGCGACCTCCACGGCGCCGTCCAGGTAGGGGTTGAGCACGCGCCGGTCGGCGTCGCGGTTGATCGAGCTGGACGTGGCGCCGCGGGCCCCGACGACGTTGAGGAACCAGACGTCGTGGCCGTGGCCGGCGGGGAAGCGACGCTTGAAGTCCACCGTGTAGGCCGCGTTGGCCTGCGTCATCGAGCGGAGGTTGCTGATGCACTGGGTCTCGGCCGCGACCCCGAAGGCCTTGGTCATCACCGGCACCGACAGCGCGGCCACGGCCGCGATGATCGCGATGACGACGAGGAGCTCAAGGAGGGTGAAACCGCCGCGAAAGGAAGGCTGCTGCATGATTGTTCTCGGGTGTAAAGCAGCCCGACCCCCGGGCTTGCGTTCCTGCATCGGCGCGGCGGCGGCTTGGCTTGTGCCCCGGGTTCGACCCTTTGCGGCGGCGGCGCATCAGGAGATGCCTGAAGCTTCTGGGCGGGTTGCAGCGGTTGCCGGCCCGCGCCCCGTAGCGTCGGGCCATGAGCGACGCCGCCCGCGGAGACACCCTGCTCGCGTACCTCGACACGCTGCCGCACGACCCGTACCCGGTGCAGGAGGCGGCGCTGCTGCGGTACTTCGAGGACGGGCCGGAGACCGGGGCCGCCCCGGGCGACGCGGGCGGGGTGCTGGTGACCGCGCCGACGGGCATGGGCAAGACGCTCATCGCCGAGGGGGCGCTGTACGAGGCGCTGGCGACCGGGCGGCGGGCGTACTACACGACGCCGCTGATCGCGCTGACCGACCAGAAGCACCGGGAGCTCGGCGACGCGGCGGAGCGTTGGGGCTTCTCCCGCGACCGCGTGGGGCTGGTGACCGGGAACCGCAGCGTCAATCCCGACGCCGACGTGCTGGTGGTCGTCGCGGAGGTGCTGTTCAACCGCCTGCTGCACCGCGGCCGGGAGCGCGACCGCTGGGGCAACCCGATCGCGCTGCGCGACCGCCGCTTCGACGACGTCGCCGCCGTGGTGATGGACGAGTTCCACAGCTTCAACGAGCCCCAGCGCGGCATCGTCTGGGAGCTGACGCTCTCGCTGCTGCCCCGACACGTGCGGCTGATGCTGCTGTCGGCGACGGTGGGCAACGCCGCGGCCTTCCTCGCCTGGTTGAAGAAAGAACACGGCCGCACGCTCGGGCTCGTGCAGGGCCACGAGCGCAAGGTCCCGCTGACCTACCACTGGGCGGGCGAGAAGCTGCTGCCCGAGCTGCTCGAGGCGATGTGCAGCGGCGAGGGCGACGAGCGCAGAGACCCGGCGCTGGTCTTCTGCTTCAACCGCGACCTGTGCTGGAGCAACGCGGAGCTCCTGCGGGCCAGGGACCTGCTCGCGGACGGCCAGCGCGACCGCCTGCTGGCGCAGCTGGAGGCGCTCGACGAGGCGGAAACGTTCAAGGGCGGCGCCGGGCCCAAGCTCCGCCGCGTGCTCGCGCGCGGCATCGGCGTCCACCACGCCGGCTTGCTGCCCAAGCACAAGCGCGTCGTGGAGGCGCTGTTCCTGGAGCGCCTGCTGCCGGTGGTGGTCTGCACCGAGACGCTCGCCGCGGGGCTGAACCTGCCGGCCCGCAGCGTCGTGCTGCCCGAGCTGCTCAAGGGCCCCAGGGACAAGCGGCGGCTGCTGCCCGCCGCCGGAGCCCACCAGATGTTCGGCCGGGCCGGTCGGCCGCAGTTCGACCGCGAGGGCCACGTGTACGCGCTCGCGCACGAGGACGACGTCAAGATCGCCCGGTACCAGAAGCGGATTGACGAGATCCCCGAGGACACCAAAGACCCGGGGCTGATGAAAGCCCGCAAGAAGCTCGTGAAGAAGAAGCCCAAGCGGCGCGACGGCTTCGCCTACCACGAGGAGGCGCAGTTCACGAAGCTGCAGACGGCCCCGCCGGCCGACCTGGTCAGCAAGGGCGGCTTCCCCTGGCGGCTGCTCGCCTTCCTGCTCGACGCCGACTTCCGCGTGGCCCCGCTCCGCACGCAGGTGGACAAACGCCTCATGCCCGACGCCGACAAGCGGGCGGAGCAGGTGCGGCTGACGCGGATGCTCGTCGCCCTGCACGACCGCGCGTACGTCGACCTGATCCCGCCCCCGCCGGGGAGCGAGCCGCGGACCGCCGACGATTCCGACGGAGAACCGCCACGGTCCGCGGCGCCCGAGCTTGGATCCGAGCCGGAGCCCGAGCCGGAGGAGTCGACGCCCGCCCCGGGCGGCCTGCTCGCGGGGCTGAGCCTCGGCGGCGCCGCGACCGGCAGAGCGGCGGCCCCGCCGCCGTCCTCCGGCGGCGGCAAGGCTTCGGCCGCCGCGCCCAAAGTCGATGCGCTCGCCGGCTACGACCCGCAGGAGGCGGAACCCACCGACGGCCTCGCCGAGCTGCTGGCCTTCCGCGCCGTCCACCCGCTCTACGGCGGCTTCCTGCTGGATCACCTCGGGAAGCTCGAGAAGCACGAGCGGCTGCAGGCGATGGAGTCGGTGCTGGAGATGCCCGGCTCGGTCGCCAAGAAGGTCCGCGTGCCCTGGCCCGACGAGCTGCCGCCCGGGCCGCACACGCTCGGCGTCATCGACCCGAGCCTCGTCGCGGGCGGGACCTTCTCGCACGACGACCTGTACCCCAAGCCCATCGAGGACCAGAAGGACGAGGGCGCCTCCGGCTCGAGCCTCCGCTTCCCCGTCCCGCTCGCCGACAAGCTCGCCGCGCTGTACCGCCAGGACGTGCGCTACGGCGGCGATCCGCCGACGACCGCCGTGTGGTGCGCCGGCCGCCTCATCGAGGACGGCGGCGACTTCTACACCTTCATCGCCAACACCGACCTCGCGATGCAGGAGGGCATCGTCTTCAAGCACCTGCTGCGGCTGATCCTCCTGTGCGGCGAGCTCTCCGCGGTCACGCCGGTGGGCGTCGAGGAAGCCGACTGGAAGCAGGAGATGGAGCAGCTGGCCGACCTGCTCACCGGCATCGTCGTGGAGGTCGACCCGCAGTCGGCGGAGACGAGCGAAGGTGTCAGGTACATTTAGCTTCGCTGAATGTACCTGACACCTTCGCTTGACCTGACACCTTCGCTTGACCTTCGCTTGCCGTGATCTGGAGCATGCGGTCGAGGCTTCTGAGGGCCCACTTCTTGGCTTCGGGGTGGACGCCGACGCGGTTGACGACGCGCCCGGCGGCGAGCTCGTCGAGCACCCAGCACAGGTGCGGGGGGTCGATGCGGACCATGGTCGTGCAGAGGCATTGGCACGAGGAGAGCATCCGGACGTGCACGCCGCGCTTGGCGCCGTACGCGGCGAGCCGGTTGACGAGGTGGGTCTCGGTGGCGATGGCCCAGCGCGAGCCGGGCTCGGCGCCCTCGATCGCCTGGATGATCCGCTCGGTGCTGCCGGAGAGGTCGGCGGCGCGGCACACCTCGTAGGCGCACTCGGGGTGGGCGATCACCGTGACGTCGGGCCACTGGGCGCGGACCTCGGCGACGTGCTCGGGGCGGAAGAGCTTGTGCACGCTGCAGTGGCCCTTCCAGAGGAGGAAGGTGCTGTCGAGCAGCCGCTGCTCGGTGTTGCCGCCGAGCTCCTCGCGCGTGCGCGGGTCCCACACGCACATCTGGGCGTCGGCGGGCGGCTCGCCGGCGGCGTCCAGCGGGCGATCGGGCCGGAAGCCGGCGTCGGCGGCGGTGTTGCGGCCGAGGTGCTGGTCGGGAACGAAGAGGATCTTCGCCTCCTCGCCTTCCTCCAGCGGCTCGTCGCCGCCGGCGAGCGCCCAGGCGAAGACCTTGTCGCAGTTGCTGCTCGTGCACACCGCCCCGCCGTGCTCGCCGCAGAAGGCCTTGATCGCCGCCGACGAGTTCATGTAGCAGATGGGGAGCAGCCGGACCTTCCGCCCGCGCCGGCGGTACAGCTCGGTCAGCTGCTCCCACGCGTCGACGGTCTGGTCGTAGTCGGCCATGTCGGCCATCGAGCAGCCGGCCCCCATGTCCGGAAGCAGCACCGCGACGCCGTCGCCGGTGAGCACGTCCGCCGTCTCGGCCATGAAGTGGACCCCGCAGAAGACCACGGTTCTGGCACCCACCTCCTGCACCCGCTCCGCCGCGAGCTGGCTGAGCTTGAAGCTGTCGCCGGTGAAGTCGGCGTGGGCGATCACGTCGTCGCGCTGGTAGTGGTGGCCGAGGATGACGACCTCGCCGGCGAGCTCGGCGCGGCGGGCGGCGATGCGTTCGGCGAGTTCCTCGCCGGAGGCACGCGTGTACGCGTCGGGGATCGCGGGCTGCCAGAGGAGCGTTGCAGAAGCCATGGCTCAGTTTACGGCCGATAGCCTCCGGCCTTGAAGCTCTGCGACGAGGAACTCAAGGAGGGGCACCGGGACACGCTCCGCCGCGGCAACGCCAGCCCGCACCCCGCGGGCGGCTGGCGGCACGACGTGTACGTCGTCGTCTTCGAGGCCGACACGCCCGCCGGCAAGGCCTTCGACGTGGGCCTGCTCGTGGCCATCCTCACCAGCGTGGTGGTGGTGCTGCTGGAGTCGGTGGACGAGGTCCGCGCCGCGTACGGCTTCCCGCTGCGGGTGGCGGAGTGGTTCTTCACGCTGCTGTTCACGGCGGAGTACGCGCTGCGGCTGCTGTGCGTCCGCCGGCCGGCGCACTACGCCCGCAGCTTCTTCGGGGTGATCGACCTGCTGTCGATCCTGCCGACGTTCCTCTCGCTGGTGATCCCCGGGGCCCAGCAGCTGCTGACGATCCGGGCGCTCCGCCTGCTGCGGCTGTTCCGCATCTTCAAGCTGACGCGCTTCCTGACCGAAGCCGAGGCGCTCCTGGTCTCGGTGCGGTCGGCGTGGTCCAAGATCACGGTCTTCATCGCGACGGTGGTGATCCTGGTGGTGATCGTCGGCTCGGCGATGAGCCTGATCGAGGGCAGCGGCGTCTTCAACCGCGGCCCGCTCACCGATGCGGCCGGCGAGCCGATCGTCGACGACGCCGGCGCCCCGGTGATCGGCGACCGGCCCACGCCGGGCTTCGACTCGATCCCCAGCAGCATGTACT from Phycisphaera mikurensis NBRC 102666 carries:
- a CDS encoding type II secretion system protein; translation: MTKRHPRRRACAFTILELLVVMGIIGLLAALAVPVMTKAYGVAAETQCVSNIRSLGQAYAAYTVDAKRRFPAGVEDSARVDPVWYVNMAGDRGSNSDRRNIPAEQRALHHYLGGDVAVAVCPLDRSVVDYSTPTVADLWGTSYVMMNNQDDRLRDRVERNGIWSLEGFGLQDVTSPATKSVMTDFIQLRNLAAGEQNAWHGEEDGHLRSSMAFVDGHAEVLRLKEETANPRRQDRRSRGFIEGMAKADPYY
- a CDS encoding DUF748 domain-containing protein; the encoded protein is MKWILRLAVVLVILAVAVLGAGYFFLNQIVQRVVVDAGTEATGTRTTLAGVGLSPFSGEASLTGFGVANPEGFGGGDVMSFTNADVQVDPASLLTDVIQVPRFHVDGTTIHIAYADGRANFLELYKHVLGDATGVPEEPAPDEPADGAAATKVVIGDLRVTNTRLLGSVQLPGSETPLEVDLVLPPVEMENIGSDGSGVTAKEAMRLVMEAVLANARDEAIKLPDLEGVARAYLDGVLEEKLGADLKGLEAQAKGKKAELEAAVEDNRAKLDAVVDENKARLEEGKQQLEGLKEGFGGLFGGKKDEPTAE
- a CDS encoding prepilin-type N-terminal cleavage/methylation domain-containing protein; the encoded protein is MQQPSFRGGFTLLELLVVIAIIAAVAALSVPVMTKAFGVAAETQCISNLRSMTQANAAYTVDFKRRFPAGHGHDVWFLNVVGARGATSSSINRDADRRVLNPYLDGAVEVAVCPLDRGTTRAGSSTIAALWGTSYSYVDNGAATSLRRTLNGIWSLEGFGLNDVSSPATKSVFTDYIHHRSLAESEQHAWHGVEKGHLRTGMGFVDGHAETVRMKVEPTVLNPPLVRHSFGEIEAMAKSDPYY
- the nadA gene encoding quinolinate synthase NadA, producing the protein MASATLLWQPAIPDAYTRASGEELAERIAARRAELAGEVVILGHHYQRDDVIAHADFTGDSFKLSQLAAERVQEVGARTVVFCGVHFMAETADVLTGDGVAVLLPDMGAGCSMADMADYDQTVDAWEQLTELYRRRGRKVRLLPICYMNSSAAIKAFCGEHGGAVCTSSNCDKVFAWALAGGDEPLEEGEEAKILFVPDQHLGRNTAADAGFRPDRPLDAAGEPPADAQMCVWDPRTREELGGNTEQRLLDSTFLLWKGHCSVHKLFRPEHVAEVRAQWPDVTVIAHPECAYEVCRAADLSGSTERIIQAIEGAEPGSRWAIATETHLVNRLAAYGAKRGVHVRMLSSCQCLCTTMVRIDPPHLCWVLDELAAGRVVNRVGVHPEAKKWALRSLDRMLQITASEGQAKVSGQAKVSGTFSEAKCT
- a CDS encoding ion transporter is translated as MKLCDEELKEGHRDTLRRGNASPHPAGGWRHDVYVVVFEADTPAGKAFDVGLLVAILTSVVVVLLESVDEVRAAYGFPLRVAEWFFTLLFTAEYALRLLCVRRPAHYARSFFGVIDLLSILPTFLSLVIPGAQQLLTIRALRLLRLFRIFKLTRFLTEAEALLVSVRSAWSKITVFIATVVILVVIVGSAMSLIEGSGVFNRGPLTDAAGEPIVDDAGAPVIGDRPTPGFDSIPSSMYWAIVTMSTVGYGDIAPVTVPGKAVASLLILIGYSLIIVPTGVLSAEIAGRRRAAEAEAEAEISQDPPDACLRCGRTLPPDAAFCHACGHPVVEKGHG
- a CDS encoding DEAD/DEAH box helicase, translated to MSDAARGDTLLAYLDTLPHDPYPVQEAALLRYFEDGPETGAAPGDAGGVLVTAPTGMGKTLIAEGALYEALATGRRAYYTTPLIALTDQKHRELGDAAERWGFSRDRVGLVTGNRSVNPDADVLVVVAEVLFNRLLHRGRERDRWGNPIALRDRRFDDVAAVVMDEFHSFNEPQRGIVWELTLSLLPRHVRLMLLSATVGNAAAFLAWLKKEHGRTLGLVQGHERKVPLTYHWAGEKLLPELLEAMCSGEGDERRDPALVFCFNRDLCWSNAELLRARDLLADGQRDRLLAQLEALDEAETFKGGAGPKLRRVLARGIGVHHAGLLPKHKRVVEALFLERLLPVVVCTETLAAGLNLPARSVVLPELLKGPRDKRRLLPAAGAHQMFGRAGRPQFDREGHVYALAHEDDVKIARYQKRIDEIPEDTKDPGLMKARKKLVKKKPKRRDGFAYHEEAQFTKLQTAPPADLVSKGGFPWRLLAFLLDADFRVAPLRTQVDKRLMPDADKRAEQVRLTRMLVALHDRAYVDLIPPPPGSEPRTADDSDGEPPRSAAPELGSEPEPEPEESTPAPGGLLAGLSLGGAATGRAAAPPPSSGGGKASAAAPKVDALAGYDPQEAEPTDGLAELLAFRAVHPLYGGFLLDHLGKLEKHERLQAMESVLEMPGSVAKKVRVPWPDELPPGPHTLGVIDPSLVAGGTFSHDDLYPKPIEDQKDEGASGSSLRFPVPLADKLAALYRQDVRYGGDPPTTAVWCAGRLIEDGGDFYTFIANTDLAMQEGIVFKHLLRLILLCGELSAVTPVGVEEADWKQEMEQLADLLTGIVVEVDPQSAETSEGVRYI